A window from Kovacikia minuta CCNUW1 encodes these proteins:
- the urtC gene encoding urea ABC transporter permease subunit UrtC — translation MTVETVEAAAEILPSSDSRKKKRSLLYEIGVVAVIALLLLLVIPPILTGMGQGVRINQLGRFLALAIVALGIDLIWGYTGLLSLGHGVFFALGGYAFAMYLQFQGLPDGQIPDFFNLYGVEKLPWFWEPFRSFPFTVIAVFAVPTIVAAVLGYLVFRNRIRGVYFSILTQAALIVFFNFFNGQQKLINGTNGLKTDTSTIFGVQASDPKVQTVFYALSVLFLVGGYALCRWLTSGRFGRMLVAIRDDEPRVRFSGYNPTGFKVFVFAISAALAGVAGALYTVQSGIITPKAMDIAFSIEMVIWVAVGGRATLVGAILGALIVNFAKTLLSEQFPAFWLFFQGALFLIVVTVLPSGILGWFRTDSMNFVRSLTRRPKLVETYPSLEEDPEVQYERKNLGDRESDGEL, via the coding sequence ATGACTGTAGAAACTGTGGAAGCGGCGGCTGAGATTTTACCCAGTTCTGATTCCCGTAAGAAAAAGCGATCGCTCCTCTACGAAATCGGTGTCGTAGCAGTGATCGCCCTGTTGCTCTTACTTGTCATTCCGCCCATCCTGACGGGCATGGGGCAGGGAGTTCGGATCAACCAGTTAGGGCGATTTCTGGCGTTGGCGATCGTAGCATTGGGAATTGATTTAATTTGGGGCTACACCGGGTTGTTGAGCCTGGGGCACGGTGTCTTTTTTGCCCTCGGTGGCTATGCCTTCGCGATGTATTTGCAGTTCCAGGGGCTTCCGGATGGGCAAATCCCTGACTTTTTTAACCTCTACGGGGTTGAAAAGTTGCCCTGGTTCTGGGAGCCATTTCGCTCCTTTCCCTTTACCGTAATTGCGGTTTTTGCGGTTCCTACGATCGTAGCGGCGGTGCTTGGCTATCTGGTGTTCCGCAATCGGATTCGGGGGGTTTACTTCTCTATCCTGACTCAGGCAGCGTTAATTGTCTTTTTCAACTTTTTTAACGGTCAGCAGAAGTTAATCAACGGCACCAACGGACTCAAAACAGATACCTCAACAATTTTTGGGGTACAAGCGAGCGATCCAAAAGTGCAAACGGTGTTCTACGCCCTGAGCGTGTTGTTCCTGGTGGGGGGTTACGCCCTTTGCCGCTGGCTCACAAGTGGACGATTTGGGCGGATGTTGGTCGCGATCCGAGATGATGAACCCCGGGTTCGTTTTTCTGGCTATAACCCGACTGGCTTCAAAGTTTTTGTGTTTGCAATTTCCGCAGCTTTAGCCGGAGTCGCAGGCGCACTCTACACCGTTCAGTCCGGGATCATCACTCCGAAGGCAATGGATATTGCCTTTTCAATTGAAATGGTGATCTGGGTTGCAGTGGGCGGTCGGGCAACCCTGGTCGGTGCGATTCTGGGCGCGTTGATTGTTAATTTTGCCAAAACGCTTCTAAGTGAACAGTTTCCAGCGTTCTGGCTGTTTTTCCAGGGAGCGTTATTCTTGATTGTAGTCACGGTTCTACCCAGTGGCATTCTGGGTTGGTTCCGCACTGACAGCATGAATTTCGTGCGATCGCTCACCCGTCGTCCTAAATTGGTTGAAACCTACCCCAGCCTTGAAGAAGATCCGGAAGTGCAATATGAGCGGAAAAATCTTGGAGATCGAGAATCTGACGGTGAGCTTTGA
- the ureA gene encoding urease subunit gamma has translation MQLTPQEKDKLLIFTAALLAERRKARGVKLNYPEAIAYITAAILEGARDGRTVSDLMSYGTTLLSRDEVMEGIPEMIHEVQVEATFPDGTKLVTVHHPIR, from the coding sequence ATGCAATTGACACCGCAGGAAAAAGACAAATTGCTGATTTTTACCGCTGCTCTACTAGCAGAACGGCGCAAAGCACGGGGCGTAAAGCTCAACTACCCAGAGGCGATCGCTTATATCACCGCTGCCATTTTGGAGGGCGCAAGGGATGGGCGCACCGTCTCTGACCTGATGAGCTATGGCACCACATTGCTATCACGGGATGAGGTCATGGAAGGCATACCTGAAATGATCCACGAAGTTCAGGTAGAAGCGACCTTCCCAGACGGCACAAAACTCGTCACCGTCCACCATCCCATCCGTTAG
- a CDS encoding DJ-1/PfpI family protein encodes MKVAFVIYNHMTALDWIGVYDPITRLKSMGFMPELEWEICAFSEAVSDHHGLRFSPTHIGRSLEEFDLLIVPGGITALVYQLTKDRDFIEWLKTANPCPLKASVCTGSLLLGAAGFLSGKQATTHPNAFNQLKEFCTVITDQRIVDAGDVITSRGVTASIDLGLYLCKKLAGSEEKEKIRQQMDYPYRASI; translated from the coding sequence ATGAAGGTTGCATTTGTCATTTACAACCACATGACTGCGCTTGATTGGATTGGAGTTTATGATCCAATTACGCGCTTGAAGTCGATGGGTTTTATGCCTGAGTTGGAGTGGGAGATTTGTGCCTTTTCTGAAGCAGTCAGCGATCATCATGGTTTGAGATTTAGCCCCACTCACATTGGGCGATCGCTGGAGGAATTCGACCTTCTGATCGTTCCTGGTGGCATTACAGCATTAGTCTATCAATTGACAAAAGACCGCGATTTTATTGAATGGTTGAAAACAGCAAATCCCTGCCCCTTAAAAGCATCCGTTTGTACAGGTTCACTTTTATTAGGAGCGGCAGGTTTCCTATCAGGTAAACAAGCGACAACCCATCCCAACGCCTTCAATCAGTTGAAAGAATTTTGTACTGTCATCACCGATCAGCGCATCGTGGATGCAGGCGATGTGATTACATCCAGGGGCGTTACAGCTTCCATTGATCTAGGACTCTATCTTTGTAAGAAATTAGCAGGGTCAGAAGAAAAAGAAAAAATCCGTCAACAAATGGATTATCCCTACCGTGCGTCAATCTAA
- the fmdA gene encoding formamidase yields MPKTLFKVDLTKPMDQQEMPGHNRWHPDIPAVVSVNPGDVFRIECKDWTDGQIKDNDDPSDVRDVDLTVVHVLSGPIWVNGAEPGDILVVDLLDIGALQGDEWGFTGIFDKKNGGGFLTDHFPDAAKAIWDFQGIYTASRHIPGVKFAGIIHPGLIGCAPSHELLAKRNKREAELVATAPDLRTYGAGLSGDQPVLAALPNPTNAILGKLPASDYTRVAAEAARTVPPREHGGNCDIKNLSKGTRIYFPVYVEGAKLSMGDIHFSQGDGEISFCGAIEMSGYIDLHVDIIKGGMEKYSMVNPIFKPGPVEPRYSAYLVFEGISVDEFTGKQYYMDVHIAYRRACLNAIEYLKKFGYTGEQAYLLLSCAPIEGRVSGIVDIPNACCTLAIPTEIFDKNILPV; encoded by the coding sequence ATGCCCAAGACGCTTTTCAAAGTGGATTTGACCAAACCAATGGATCAACAGGAAATGCCCGGTCATAACCGCTGGCATCCCGATATTCCAGCCGTAGTTTCGGTTAATCCAGGGGATGTGTTCCGGATCGAATGCAAAGATTGGACGGATGGACAGATCAAAGACAACGATGATCCCAGTGATGTCAGAGATGTAGATCTAACCGTTGTCCATGTTCTAAGTGGTCCGATCTGGGTCAATGGGGCTGAACCCGGAGATATTTTGGTCGTCGATTTGCTCGATATTGGTGCCCTGCAAGGTGATGAGTGGGGCTTTACAGGAATTTTTGACAAAAAGAATGGGGGCGGCTTCCTTACCGATCATTTCCCCGATGCGGCAAAGGCAATTTGGGACTTTCAAGGAATTTACACCGCTTCCCGCCACATTCCAGGCGTTAAGTTTGCTGGAATTATTCACCCAGGCTTAATCGGCTGCGCCCCCTCCCATGAACTCCTGGCAAAGCGGAACAAGCGGGAAGCGGAGTTGGTTGCTACGGCTCCCGATTTGCGAACCTACGGTGCCGGTCTATCCGGTGACCAGCCAGTTTTAGCCGCCCTGCCAAATCCCACCAATGCCATTTTGGGTAAACTACCCGCCTCAGACTATACACGGGTGGCAGCGGAGGCAGCCCGCACGGTTCCTCCACGCGAACATGGTGGCAACTGTGACATTAAGAATTTATCTAAGGGAACACGGATTTACTTTCCGGTCTACGTGGAAGGTGCCAAGCTGTCGATGGGCGACATTCACTTTTCCCAGGGGGATGGTGAAATCTCTTTCTGTGGCGCGATCGAAATGTCGGGCTACATCGATTTGCACGTGGACATCATCAAAGGTGGGATGGAAAAGTACAGCATGGTGAATCCCATCTTTAAGCCTGGCCCAGTGGAACCACGCTATTCAGCATATCTGGTGTTTGAGGGCATTTCAGTGGATGAGTTCACGGGCAAGCAGTATTACATGGATGTCCATATTGCTTACCGACGCGCCTGTCTAAACGCGATCGAGTACCTCAAGAAATTTGGCTATACAGGGGAGCAAGCTTATTTGTTACTCAGTTGTGCCCCGATCGAAGGCAGAGTCAGCGGCATCGTAGACATCCCCAACGCCTGTTGTACTCTGGCAATCCCAACCGAAATTTTCGATAAAAATATCTTGCCTGTTTAG
- the urtD gene encoding urea ABC transporter ATP-binding protein UrtD — MSGKILEIENLTVSFDGFKAIKDLNFSLDEGELRVVIGPNGAGKTTFMDVITGKTKPTEGRVFFKGKNLRPYSEYEIARLGIGRKFQTPRVYLKLTPRENLELSCARQKNVFASLQGRVSTSERRTVYGLLETIGLTAKADIPAELLSHGEKQRLEIGMLVAQSPDLLLVDEPVAGLTDEETEKVGDLLLALAESHSIMVIEHDMEFVRQIARKVTVLHQGSVLCEGTMDEVQNDPRVIEVYLGTQDEDEAHAA, encoded by the coding sequence ATGAGCGGAAAAATCTTGGAGATCGAGAATCTGACGGTGAGCTTTGATGGCTTTAAAGCCATCAAGGATCTCAATTTCAGCCTGGATGAGGGCGAATTGAGAGTCGTGATTGGACCGAATGGAGCTGGAAAGACAACCTTCATGGATGTCATTACGGGCAAAACAAAACCAACGGAGGGGCGAGTATTCTTCAAAGGCAAAAATCTTCGCCCTTACTCTGAATACGAAATTGCCCGATTGGGGATTGGACGCAAGTTTCAAACCCCACGGGTTTACCTGAAGCTGACTCCCCGTGAGAATCTTGAGCTTTCCTGCGCTCGCCAAAAAAATGTGTTTGCTTCTCTGCAAGGGCGCGTTTCAACCTCCGAGCGGCGCACAGTGTATGGATTATTGGAAACGATCGGTTTAACTGCCAAAGCAGATATTCCCGCAGAACTTCTCTCCCACGGCGAAAAGCAACGTCTGGAAATTGGCATGCTGGTTGCCCAATCCCCCGATTTGCTGCTGGTGGATGAACCCGTTGCTGGACTCACCGATGAGGAAACCGAGAAGGTCGGAGATCTTTTGCTGGCTCTAGCAGAAAGCCACTCCATCATGGTCATCGAACACGACATGGAGTTCGTTCGCCAGATTGCCCGCAAAGTCACCGTTCTGCATCAGGGTTCCGTTCTCTGTGAAGGCACAATGGACGAAGTTCAAAACGATCCCCGCGTGATTGAAGTCTACCTGGGTACGCAGGATGAGGACGAAGCCCACGCAGCTTAA
- a CDS encoding type II toxin-antitoxin system RelE/ParE family toxin: MEEVQIEVRIYVTASGKQPFLEWLDSLRDCKAAAKIKARLRRVELGNLGDWKQLEESSVCEFRIGGRAGYRIYFGRDEEVVVLLLGGDKDTQTRDIIKAEQYWADYEQRKSSGE, translated from the coding sequence ATGGAAGAAGTCCAAATTGAAGTTCGGATTTACGTTACAGCGTCTGGTAAGCAGCCTTTTCTGGAGTGGTTAGATTCACTGCGAGACTGCAAAGCTGCTGCCAAAATTAAAGCTAGACTCAGACGAGTAGAGTTAGGAAATTTAGGAGATTGGAAGCAGCTTGAGGAATCAAGTGTTTGTGAATTTAGAATAGGCGGGCGAGCTGGTTATCGCATTTATTTTGGACGGGATGAAGAAGTGGTAGTCCTGCTTCTAGGTGGAGATAAAGATACCCAAACGCGAGATATTATCAAAGCTGAACAGTACTGGGCAGACTATGAACAACGTAAAAGTTCCGGCGAGTAA
- a CDS encoding Uma2 family endonuclease, with product MTETTQGTAPVFYPESDGQPMTESDPTRDYLIYCVETLEIFFQGRKNVYVSGNLFIYYREGDPKKSISPDVFVTFGVSKRKRRSYKAWQEGGKLPSFVLEITSLSTRKQDEVEKPKLYAELGIQEYFQYDPTRDYLNPQLKGARLTEGRYQSLPLEHRKDGTPFIHSQTLGLDLILQTPTVQASPVQGLAPLPLELRFYDPQTDTKLLNYRELDLARERAEQERTEAEQARERAEQERTEAEQARERAEQERTEAVPRLLAMGLTVEQVAGSIGLFG from the coding sequence ATGACAGAAACCACACAAGGGACGGCTCCTGTTTTCTACCCCGAATCAGATGGTCAGCCGATGACTGAAAGCGACCCCACCCGCGATTACCTAATTTACTGTGTGGAAACGCTGGAGATCTTCTTTCAGGGTCGCAAAAACGTTTATGTTTCAGGCAATCTATTCATTTACTACCGGGAGGGCGATCCGAAAAAGTCCATCTCGCCTGATGTATTTGTCACTTTTGGAGTCAGCAAACGCAAACGACGCAGCTACAAAGCCTGGCAGGAAGGTGGAAAATTGCCGTCGTTTGTTTTGGAGATCACATCATTAAGTACGCGCAAGCAAGACGAAGTAGAAAAGCCTAAATTGTATGCAGAGTTAGGCATTCAGGAATATTTTCAGTATGATCCCACCCGTGATTATCTGAACCCGCAACTGAAGGGTGCTCGCCTGACGGAAGGACGGTATCAATCCCTGCCGCTGGAACACCGGAAGGATGGAACTCCTTTTATTCATAGTCAAACCCTGGGGTTAGATCTGATTCTGCAAACCCCGACGGTACAGGCTTCTCCCGTTCAGGGTCTGGCTCCCTTACCACTGGAACTACGGTTCTATGATCCCCAAACGGATACGAAGCTTTTGAACTATCGGGAACTAGACCTGGCGCGGGAACGGGCAGAACAGGAACGCACAGAAGCCGAACAAGCACGAGAACGGGCAGAACAGGAACGCACAGAAGCCGAACAAGCACGAGAACGGGCAGAGCAGGAACGTACAGAAGCGGTGCCGCGCCTTTTAGCAATGGGGCTGACGGTAGAACAGGTGGCCGGAAGCATTGGGCTTTTCGGTTGA
- a CDS encoding urease accessory protein UreD translates to MYQVDASQRSAFNSNWQGILQLSYVHDGEMTQVAHCRSQAPLKLQRPFYPEGPGVCHSVILHTAGGVVGSDRLSLNLQLQPQSHALITTAAANRIYRTNGQEARQNVQVSVSAGACLEWLPQETIVFDQAVYRQDMRVELAPDATWLGWEINRFGRTASSEKFVQGNWRSHTEIWQGDRPLWIDRQWLPGSEETFHSPHGLASYPVVGSFAYVGKSVEPALVEKVRTLWAGHSGEIGVTRLPTGLLCRYRGHSTAEVRHWFTEIWHLIRLSFLGRPVCVPRVWGV, encoded by the coding sequence GTGTACCAAGTTGATGCTTCTCAACGATCAGCCTTTAACAGCAATTGGCAGGGTATCTTGCAGTTATCTTACGTCCACGATGGTGAGATGACCCAGGTGGCCCATTGTCGATCGCAAGCCCCACTCAAGCTCCAACGCCCTTTTTACCCGGAAGGTCCAGGGGTTTGTCATAGCGTCATTTTGCACACAGCGGGAGGCGTGGTGGGGAGCGATCGGCTCTCCCTGAATCTCCAACTTCAACCCCAATCCCACGCCCTCATCACAACGGCAGCGGCTAATCGGATTTATCGCACCAATGGGCAGGAAGCCCGTCAAAATGTGCAGGTGAGCGTTTCAGCAGGGGCATGTCTGGAGTGGTTACCCCAGGAAACGATCGTCTTCGACCAGGCAGTTTATCGTCAGGATATGCGGGTAGAACTGGCTCCCGATGCCACCTGGTTAGGGTGGGAAATCAACCGCTTTGGACGCACCGCAAGCAGCGAAAAATTTGTTCAGGGGAACTGGCGCTCACACACCGAAATTTGGCAGGGCGATCGCCCCTTGTGGATCGATCGACAATGGCTTCCTGGCAGTGAAGAAACCTTCCACAGTCCCCACGGATTAGCCAGTTACCCAGTTGTTGGCAGCTTTGCTTACGTTGGCAAATCGGTTGAGCCAGCGTTGGTAGAGAAAGTACGAACCCTATGGGCAGGTCATTCTGGTGAGATTGGTGTGACACGCCTCCCAACAGGATTGCTCTGTCGCTATCGAGGTCACTCGACAGCAGAAGTGCGCCACTGGTTTACAGAAATTTGGCACCTGATCCGCTTATCATTTTTGGGGCGACCTGTCTGTGTACCAAGAGTGTGGGGAGTGTAA
- a CDS encoding type II toxin-antitoxin system HicB family antitoxin, translated as MKFHYSILIQWSDEDQKYVVSLPEFGPYAHTHGDTYDEAVKNAQEVLELLIKTYEEQGKPLPQPATLQLV; from the coding sequence ATGAAGTTTCATTACAGCATTTTGATTCAGTGGTCAGATGAGGATCAAAAGTACGTTGTCAGCTTGCCTGAGTTTGGTCCCTACGCTCACACTCATGGTGATACCTACGACGAAGCTGTTAAGAATGCTCAAGAAGTTCTCGAACTTTTAATCAAAACCTACGAAGAGCAAGGTAAACCTCTGCCTCAACCAGCAACCCTTCAATTGGTTTGA
- a CDS encoding urease subunit beta, which yields MIPGEMFIEEGEIELNAGRETATLKVANTGDRPIQIGSHFHFYEVNSALEFDREKARGMRLNIPAGTAVRFEPGDEKEVTIVALAGSREVYGLNNKIDGSLDGKNKKEKGKKKK from the coding sequence ATGATTCCAGGCGAAATGTTTATAGAAGAGGGCGAGATTGAACTAAACGCAGGACGCGAAACAGCAACTCTGAAGGTGGCAAATACGGGCGATCGCCCGATTCAGATTGGCTCCCACTTCCACTTTTACGAGGTAAATTCTGCCCTGGAGTTCGATCGGGAAAAAGCACGCGGAATGCGCCTCAATATCCCCGCAGGAACTGCCGTCCGGTTTGAACCCGGAGACGAGAAAGAAGTGACGATCGTTGCCCTGGCTGGTAGTCGAGAAGTCTACGGACTCAATAACAAAATTGACGGTTCATTAGACGGCAAAAACAAAAAAGAAAAAGGGAAAAAGAAAAAATAA
- a CDS encoding helix-turn-helix domain-containing protein produces the protein MGKAGQALRQVLELYDISQNQLAVTMGVDRASVNRWVHELRDPAAQVVVELKQALQQINPEAAKKFVELYLGDEEN, from the coding sequence ATGGGAAAAGCAGGTCAAGCACTCAGGCAAGTGCTAGAACTTTACGATATCAGTCAAAATCAACTGGCTGTAACAATGGGGGTCGATCGAGCAAGTGTGAACCGATGGGTACACGAATTAAGAGATCCAGCGGCTCAAGTAGTCGTTGAATTAAAGCAAGCACTCCAGCAAATTAACCCTGAAGCAGCCAAGAAATTTGTTGAGCTGTATTTGGGAGACGAGGAAAATTAG
- the urtB gene encoding urea ABC transporter permease subunit UrtB, whose protein sequence is MLSGLLESLFGGLSIGSVLLLAALGLAIVFGLMGVINMAHGELMMMGAYTTFVIQNALKKTALSEVYIFVALIAAFLVTALLGIILERGVVRYLYGRPLETLLATWGVSLILQQFVRSVSWQFVTGLGIFCLLFFGALWFLARRPDFERIRSWAIGIMLVLSSAIAIVASNILGGMYKLKFTKPWFGTQGVDVTAPKWLRGGLPIGDSQLPYTRLFIIVLTIACVAGIYWFLNKTPWGLRIRAVTQNRSMSACLGIPTKTVDALTFAIGSGLAGIAGCAVALLGSVSPNTGQA, encoded by the coding sequence TTGCTATCAGGACTTCTGGAATCTCTATTTGGTGGATTGAGTATTGGCTCAGTGTTACTGTTGGCAGCCTTGGGATTGGCGATCGTGTTTGGGCTGATGGGCGTAATCAATATGGCTCACGGTGAGCTAATGATGATGGGCGCGTACACAACCTTCGTGATCCAAAATGCACTCAAAAAAACTGCCCTATCTGAGGTTTATATTTTTGTTGCACTGATTGCCGCTTTTCTGGTGACAGCCTTACTGGGCATCATTCTGGAACGGGGCGTTGTCCGTTATCTGTATGGCAGACCTCTAGAAACCCTGCTGGCAACCTGGGGCGTTAGCCTAATCCTGCAACAGTTTGTTCGCAGTGTGAGCTGGCAGTTTGTCACTGGATTAGGGATTTTCTGTCTGTTGTTCTTTGGGGCACTCTGGTTCTTGGCACGGCGTCCGGATTTTGAACGCATCCGAAGTTGGGCGATCGGAATTATGCTGGTGCTATCATCCGCAATCGCGATCGTCGCCTCAAACATCCTGGGAGGCATGTACAAGCTGAAGTTTACCAAGCCGTGGTTTGGAACTCAGGGGGTAGATGTGACCGCTCCCAAGTGGCTGCGGGGTGGTTTACCAATTGGAGATTCCCAGCTTCCCTACACGCGACTTTTCATCATTGTGCTGACGATCGCCTGTGTGGCAGGGATCTACTGGTTTCTCAACAAAACCCCCTGGGGGTTGCGCATCCGGGCAGTGACTCAAAATCGAAGTATGAGTGCCTGTCTGGGAATTCCGACTAAAACGGTAGACGCCTTAACATTTGCGATCGGGTCCGGGTTAGCTGGAATTGCCGGTTGTGCAGTCGCTCTTCTCGGTTCAGTCAGTCCCAATACTGGACAGGCTTGA
- the ureC gene encoding urease subunit alpha produces MSYRMNRHAYAETFGPTAGDRVRLADTDLIIEVEQDYTTYGDEVKFGGGKVIREGMGQSPITNQAGAVDAVITNALILDWWGIVKADIGIKDGKIAAIGKAGNPHIQDNVTIIIGPGTEAIAGEGMILTAGGIDTHIHFICPQQIEVAIAAGITTMIGGGTGPAAGTNATTCTPGPWNIYRMLQAAEAFPMNLGFLGKGNSAKPDALEEQVEAGVMGLKLHEDWGTTPAAIDTCLSVADEYDVQVAIHTDTLNEAGFVEDTIAAFKNRVIHTYHTEGAGGGHAPDIIKVCGEANVLPSSTNPTRPYTVNTLDEHLDMLMVCHHLDPGIAEDVAFAESRIRRETIAAEDILHDLGAFSMLSSDSQAMGRIGEVIIRTWQTGHKMKVQRGALSEDSTRNDNFRAKRYVAKYTINPAITHGIAEYVGSVEVGKLADLCLWRPAMFGVKPELVIKGGMIAWAQMGDANASIPTPQPIYMRPMFASFGGAIAPTCLTFVSKSALKKGVPDQLGLQKKAVAVSGIRQLTKKHMKLNDATPHMEVDPETYEVRADGQLLTCEPATVLPMAQRYFLF; encoded by the coding sequence ATGAGTTATCGCATGAATCGCCACGCCTATGCGGAAACCTTTGGTCCAACAGCGGGCGATCGCGTCCGCCTTGCCGACACTGATCTGATTATCGAAGTCGAGCAGGACTACACCACCTACGGCGACGAGGTAAAGTTTGGCGGCGGTAAGGTGATTCGAGAAGGCATGGGTCAGTCCCCGATTACGAATCAAGCGGGGGCAGTTGATGCGGTGATCACCAACGCTCTGATTCTGGATTGGTGGGGCATCGTCAAAGCCGACATCGGCATCAAAGACGGCAAAATCGCGGCGATCGGCAAAGCTGGAAATCCCCATATTCAGGACAATGTGACCATTATCATTGGTCCTGGTACGGAGGCGATCGCAGGCGAAGGCATGATCCTCACCGCAGGTGGGATTGATACCCATATTCACTTCATCTGTCCCCAGCAAATCGAAGTCGCGATCGCCGCTGGCATTACCACCATGATTGGCGGCGGCACCGGACCTGCCGCAGGTACCAACGCCACTACCTGTACTCCCGGTCCGTGGAATATTTACCGTATGTTGCAGGCTGCCGAAGCCTTCCCAATGAATCTCGGTTTTTTGGGTAAGGGCAACAGCGCCAAACCTGATGCGTTAGAAGAACAGGTGGAAGCAGGCGTAATGGGATTAAAGCTCCACGAAGACTGGGGTACGACTCCCGCCGCGATCGACACCTGCCTCAGCGTTGCCGATGAATACGATGTCCAGGTTGCCATCCATACCGATACTTTGAACGAAGCCGGATTCGTGGAAGACACGATCGCCGCCTTCAAAAACCGGGTTATCCACACCTACCACACTGAAGGCGCAGGCGGTGGTCACGCTCCCGATATCATCAAAGTTTGCGGAGAAGCGAACGTATTGCCTTCCTCCACCAACCCCACCCGCCCCTACACGGTTAATACCCTGGATGAACACCTGGACATGCTGATGGTTTGCCATCACCTTGATCCGGGAATTGCCGAAGACGTTGCTTTTGCCGAATCTCGCATTCGTCGGGAAACGATCGCGGCTGAAGACATCTTGCATGACCTGGGCGCATTCAGCATGCTGTCCTCCGACTCACAGGCAATGGGGCGAATTGGGGAAGTGATTATCCGCACCTGGCAAACCGGACACAAGATGAAGGTGCAACGGGGAGCCTTATCCGAAGACTCCACCCGGAATGACAATTTCCGTGCCAAACGCTACGTTGCCAAGTACACAATCAATCCCGCCATTACCCACGGCATCGCCGAATACGTGGGTTCTGTAGAAGTGGGCAAACTGGCAGATCTGTGCCTCTGGCGACCCGCCATGTTTGGAGTCAAACCGGAACTTGTCATTAAGGGAGGTATGATTGCTTGGGCACAGATGGGCGATGCCAACGCCAGCATTCCCACCCCGCAACCGATTTACATGCGTCCGATGTTCGCCAGTTTTGGCGGTGCGATCGCCCCCACCTGCCTCACCTTTGTCTCTAAATCTGCCCTTAAAAAAGGGGTTCCCGACCAATTAGGTTTGCAAAAAAAAGCGGTCGCTGTTTCTGGCATCCGCCAGCTCACCAAAAAACACATGAAGTTAAACGATGCCACGCCCCATATGGAAGTAGACCCCGAAACCTACGAAGTCCGCGCCGATGGACAACTCCTCACCTGCGAACCCGCCACCGTCTTGCCAATGGCACAGCGGTACTTCCTGTTCTAA
- the urtE gene encoding urea ABC transporter ATP-binding subunit UrtE, with the protein MSQTNGAVAVETPGTDSQPMLEISNLNVYYGESHILRNVDLGVAAGKMICLIGRNGVGKTTLLKTIMGLLAPRTGIIQLAGKPINGKTPDQRARLGIGYVPQGRDVIPRLTVRENLLLGLEARPGGISKYKEIPEEIFELFPILKTFLPRMGGDLSGGQQQQLAIARALMGRPRLLVLDEPTEGIQPSIILEIEAAVQKIVRETGISVLLVEQHLHFVRKADWYYAMQKGGIVAQGPTKELSNEVIQRFLAV; encoded by the coding sequence ATGAGCCAAACCAACGGAGCTGTTGCCGTCGAAACTCCAGGCACCGATTCCCAACCAATGCTAGAAATTAGCAATTTGAATGTCTACTACGGTGAGAGCCATATTTTACGGAATGTAGACCTGGGCGTAGCAGCAGGCAAGATGATTTGCCTGATTGGGCGTAACGGGGTAGGTAAGACGACCTTGCTAAAGACCATCATGGGTTTGTTAGCGCCGCGCACCGGAATCATTCAGCTGGCGGGAAAACCAATTAACGGCAAGACTCCCGATCAACGTGCCCGGCTTGGAATTGGCTATGTTCCCCAGGGGCGGGATGTCATTCCCCGTTTAACGGTAAGAGAGAATTTGCTGCTAGGGCTGGAAGCCCGTCCGGGCGGAATTTCGAAGTATAAAGAGATTCCTGAGGAGATTTTTGAGCTGTTCCCCATCTTGAAAACATTTCTGCCTCGCATGGGTGGTGACTTGAGCGGTGGACAGCAGCAGCAGTTGGCGATCGCCCGTGCCCTCATGGGTCGCCCCCGTTTGCTGGTTCTGGACGAACCCACTGAAGGGATTCAACCCTCCATCATTTTGGAAATTGAAGCGGCGGTGCAAAAAATCGTGCGTGAAACTGGCATCTCGGTGCTGCTGGTTGAACAACACCTGCATTTTGTCCGAAAAGCCGATTGGTATTACGCGATGCAGAAAGGGGGTATTGTTGCCCAGGGTCCGACGAAGGAATTAAGTAACGAGGTGATTCAACGCTTCCTGGCAGTTTAG